In Sphingobacterium sp. PCS056, the following proteins share a genomic window:
- a CDS encoding LytR/AlgR family response regulator transcription factor, protein MAKYDVMIIDDDLFDIRKAEKALRGIPQMGEVKSYTKAIDGFNAIIDCPPDVLLLDVEMPDMSGLDLYLTLPVDKRPPVILYTKTEKYSYKGIKMAVADYLIKPVSFPDLYIAFKRALEQKNITVKIDLEIEPSGQWFKFKNTDRFIKFGDVVAIASIKNYVIFHLREAEEDFEYRLTMEQAEQLLPKRTFVRVHRGFIVNTDFTTKIVDKTFVLPDRPDLQLKVSDVGLKRLYNIN, encoded by the coding sequence ATGGCCAAATATGATGTCATGATTATCGATGATGATTTATTCGATATCCGAAAAGCTGAAAAAGCATTAAGAGGAATTCCGCAGATGGGAGAAGTGAAGAGCTATACGAAAGCCATTGATGGTTTTAATGCCATCATTGACTGTCCGCCTGATGTCTTATTGCTCGATGTTGAAATGCCCGACATGTCCGGACTGGACCTTTATCTTACTTTGCCCGTTGATAAAAGACCACCAGTTATTCTGTACACCAAAACAGAAAAATATAGCTACAAAGGCATTAAAATGGCTGTTGCAGATTATCTGATCAAACCGGTCAGTTTTCCCGATTTATACATTGCCTTTAAGCGCGCTCTGGAGCAGAAAAATATCACGGTTAAGATTGATTTGGAAATAGAACCGAGTGGGCAGTGGTTCAAATTTAAAAACACAGACCGTTTTATTAAATTCGGTGACGTGGTCGCGATTGCGTCTATCAAAAATTATGTCATTTTTCATTTACGTGAAGCAGAGGAGGACTTTGAGTACCGCCTTACGATGGAACAGGCCGAACAGCTTTTGCCAAAAAGAACCTTCGTAAGGGTACACCGCGGTTTTATTGTCAATACAGATTTTACAACAAAAATAGTTGATAAAACGTTTGTACTGCCGGACCGACCGGACCTGCAGCTTAAAGTAAGTGATGTAGGGTTAAAACGACTGTACAATATAAATTGA
- a CDS encoding ferritin-like domain-containing protein codes for MASKNKSGEMPNAHLHELFVDELKDILGAERQLLKGLKKLSDGAHSDTLKEAFKTHYKQTEGQIERLKSVFSSLDLTARGKKCKAMEGLLNEAEEIMEEFQDSPEVLDAALICAAQKVEHYEIASYGCLVTYARLMEHTEAEEFLAATLAEEKETDVLLTEIAMDEANVGEAQ; via the coding sequence ATGGCTAGTAAAAACAAATCGGGCGAAATGCCAAATGCACATTTACATGAGTTGTTTGTAGATGAACTAAAAGACATCCTAGGTGCTGAAAGACAATTGCTCAAAGGACTAAAAAAGTTATCAGACGGAGCCCATAGTGATACGCTGAAGGAAGCTTTTAAAACGCACTATAAGCAGACAGAAGGCCAGATAGAACGGTTAAAATCCGTATTCTCCAGTTTAGATCTGACCGCAAGGGGCAAAAAGTGTAAAGCTATGGAAGGCCTTTTGAACGAGGCTGAAGAAATTATGGAAGAGTTCCAGGACAGTCCAGAGGTGTTAGATGCAGCGTTGATCTGTGCTGCTCAGAAAGTGGAACATTATGAAATTGCCAGTTACGGTTGTCTGGTCACTTATGCCAGGCTGATGGAACATACGGAAGCGGAAGAATTTTTGGCTGCTACACTTGCCGAAGAGAAAGAAACAGATGTTTTACTGACCGAAATTGCCATGGATGAAGCCAATGTGGGAGAGGCTCAATAA
- a CDS encoding RNA polymerase sigma factor, with amino-acid sequence MENADLNVLFTEKRQQLNQFASQFTSDYDEKEDLVQETFIRALKSIHNFIHDPKLMTWLYVIMKNIYINQYRREKRKSAIYDEYVHTDYFDGISINQTENKMIHDDINKAFESLSEDNAEIFRMYLDGYKYQEIAEVYDLPEGTIKSRIHVIRKTLKEKLKMYQIN; translated from the coding sequence ATGGAAAATGCAGATCTAAATGTCTTGTTCACGGAAAAAAGACAACAACTCAACCAGTTCGCCAGTCAATTTACATCCGATTATGATGAAAAAGAGGATCTGGTGCAGGAAACCTTCATTCGAGCATTAAAATCCATTCATAATTTTATCCATGATCCAAAATTGATGACCTGGCTATATGTGATTATGAAAAATATCTACATCAATCAATACCGCCGTGAAAAACGAAAAAGCGCCATCTACGATGAATATGTTCATACCGATTATTTCGATGGTATATCGATCAATCAAACAGAAAACAAGATGATCCATGATGATATCAACAAAGCATTTGAAAGCTTATCTGAGGATAATGCCGAAATATTTCGTATGTACCTGGATGGTTATAAATATCAGGAAATAGCTGAGGTCTATGATCTTCCCGAAGGAACCATTAAATCACGGATCCATGTGATCCGAAAAACATTGAAGGAAAAATTAAAAATGTATCAGATCAATTGA
- a CDS encoding DUF4142 domain-containing protein — MIRNLKLCGIFLGIIALLAFKQQNAEQEFITKAYMSNQYEIAVAKLASEKSKNDAVKTYASMLIDDHQKQIGDLQKMAATQGITLVDGLDADHQKEWDKVNGADSTSFDRTFKDDAVASHQKAIALFEDAAKNENIKNAELKNWIIGTLPGLKAHLDQARVLVADDMTETAVSIPPHTLGSVNK; from the coding sequence ATGATCAGAAATTTGAAACTATGCGGCATATTTCTAGGAATTATTGCCCTTCTCGCTTTTAAACAGCAAAATGCAGAACAGGAATTTATCACTAAAGCGTATATGTCCAATCAGTATGAAATTGCTGTTGCCAAGCTCGCCAGTGAAAAATCAAAAAATGATGCGGTAAAGACCTATGCCAGTATGTTGATTGATGATCATCAAAAACAAATTGGTGACCTTCAAAAAATGGCTGCTACACAGGGCATAACCTTGGTGGACGGACTGGATGCCGACCATCAAAAGGAATGGGACAAGGTAAATGGTGCGGATAGTACCAGCTTTGATCGCACGTTTAAAGACGATGCTGTCGCTTCACATCAAAAAGCCATTGCGCTATTTGAAGATGCTGCTAAAAATGAAAACATCAAAAACGCCGAACTTAAAAATTGGATCATTGGTACTTTACCAGGACTTAAAGCACATCTGGACCAAGCTCGTGTACTTGTTGCAGATGACATGACCGAAACTGCCGTTAGTATCCCACCTCATACACTGGGCAGCGTAAACAAGTAA
- a CDS encoding PAS domain S-box protein codes for MEPNQTPGSIATLEKENEELKDRVAQLTDFIEHGAVPLHWVNADGIIIWANQAELDLLGYDRDEYLGKPITDFHQDPTIIHELFKRLLDHETLRDYPATLICKDGTLKYVVISSNGLFKDGEFIHSRCFTKDITALVREEERRNHLMHLLKKSEERLRLAIEATALGTWDWVLEEGKIYLSTETKKILELEDDILYPDHILALVHPDDRGEVSLKIERLQHHISDRSFDFICQTNKSTVNNTCWIKVQGLIHFDTDQGLHRIIGSILDITDLKVAETTNAELVAIVNCSNDAIIGKSLDGTITSWNHAAQEVFGYSAAEMIGHSTEKLVPENLKDQENDLLQRLRTGESLKHFETKRRTKSGKLLDVSLTISPISDDQGKIFGISKIARDITDKKLEERRKNDFISMVSHELKTPLTSVLLFTQVLKQKFNDSNDDLGLQMTAKIENQAKKMNSLIRDFLSLARIEEGKLQVNIEPISLLSLFEEIKNEAELLINKHHITFACDSNITIMADRDKMGQVLMNLLSNAIKYSPDGGTITLGCEKFGEKIKLYVQDEGIGIDLADQKKLFNRFYRVDSEQTNHISGFGIGLYIVSEILRYHQSTIELESKKGVGTTFYFFLDVTPESQR; via the coding sequence ATGGAACCTAATCAAACACCTGGAAGTATAGCAACTCTAGAAAAGGAAAATGAGGAGCTTAAAGATCGAGTAGCACAACTCACAGATTTTATAGAGCATGGAGCAGTACCCCTTCACTGGGTCAATGCGGATGGTATTATCATATGGGCAAATCAAGCAGAACTGGATTTGTTAGGTTACGATAGAGATGAATACTTGGGGAAGCCGATTACCGATTTTCATCAAGATCCAACGATTATTCATGAGCTCTTTAAGCGCCTTTTAGATCATGAAACATTGAGAGACTATCCCGCCACATTAATATGCAAAGATGGAACGTTGAAGTATGTGGTGATCAGTTCAAATGGACTTTTTAAAGATGGCGAATTTATACATTCCCGATGTTTTACAAAAGATATTACTGCATTAGTGAGAGAGGAAGAACGGCGAAATCATCTCATGCATTTGCTTAAGAAAAGCGAAGAAAGGCTGAGATTAGCCATCGAAGCAACCGCATTAGGAACTTGGGACTGGGTGCTGGAAGAAGGAAAAATATATTTATCTACGGAAACGAAAAAGATATTGGAGCTGGAGGATGATATTTTATACCCCGATCATATTCTTGCGCTTGTTCATCCCGATGACCGGGGCGAAGTGAGCCTTAAAATCGAAAGATTACAACATCATATTTCGGATAGGTCTTTTGACTTCATCTGCCAAACCAACAAATCAACGGTCAACAATACCTGCTGGATAAAGGTGCAAGGTTTAATACACTTTGATACCGATCAAGGATTGCACCGGATTATTGGATCCATCCTCGATATTACCGATCTTAAAGTCGCTGAAACGACGAATGCAGAATTGGTTGCTATTGTCAACTGCTCTAACGATGCTATTATTGGAAAATCACTGGATGGGACCATCACGAGTTGGAACCATGCAGCCCAAGAGGTATTTGGCTATAGTGCTGCTGAAATGATCGGCCATTCGACTGAAAAATTAGTGCCAGAGAACCTTAAAGATCAGGAAAATGATCTTTTACAGCGGTTGCGAACTGGTGAGTCTCTGAAACATTTTGAAACTAAACGCAGAACTAAATCCGGTAAACTACTGGATGTTTCCTTGACCATATCTCCCATAAGTGATGATCAAGGAAAAATTTTTGGTATCTCAAAAATTGCCCGCGACATCACGGATAAAAAGCTCGAGGAGAGACGGAAAAATGATTTTATTTCCATGGTCAGTCATGAACTAAAAACACCGTTGACCTCCGTACTATTATTTACCCAAGTACTGAAGCAAAAATTTAATGACAGCAACGATGATCTTGGCTTGCAGATGACTGCAAAAATTGAAAATCAAGCTAAGAAAATGAATTCTCTGATCCGGGATTTTCTGAGTCTAGCCAGAATCGAAGAAGGAAAATTGCAGGTAAATATAGAACCTATCTCGCTCCTCAGTTTATTTGAGGAAATTAAAAACGAAGCAGAACTCTTGATCAACAAACATCATATTACATTTGCATGCGACAGCAATATCACCATTATGGCTGATCGGGACAAGATGGGGCAAGTATTGATGAATCTCCTTTCTAATGCCATCAAATATTCACCTGATGGCGGAACCATTACATTAGGATGTGAGAAGTTTGGTGAAAAAATTAAATTATATGTTCAAGATGAAGGCATTGGGATCGATTTGGCAGATCAAAAAAAATTATTTAACCGGTTTTATCGAGTAGATAGCGAGCAAACTAATCATATTTCGGGATTCGGTATCGGACTGTATATTGTATCGGAGATACTTCGTTACCATCAGTCTACCATTGAATTAGAAAGTAAAAAAGGAGTGGGTACAACCTTTTACTTTTTCTTGGATGTGACCCCTGAAAGTCAACGCTGA
- a CDS encoding zinc-dependent alcohol dehydrogenase: MQAMNYRGPKRVRIAEKPMPEILHPDDAIIRVTRACICGSDLHLYHGMVPDTRVGSTFGHEFIGVVEEVGPTVQKLKVGDQVLVPFNIACGQCAFCKQGLYGNCHESNSMATAVGGIFGYSHTAGGFDGGQAEYVRVPYADVGPTVIPEGMDLDDALLLTDVVPTGYQAAEMGGIKKGDTVVVFGAGPIGIMAAKCAWLFGAGRVIVIDHLEYRLDFVRQYAQCEAYNFKSLVDPVLFIKKTTDWFGADVCIDAVGSDACGSMLHTITGKKLMLQAGAATALHWAVNAVKKGGIVSVVGVYGPTDNLVPIGNVVNKGLTIRANQASVKRLLPRLIEHIKSGVLDPKGIITHRIPLSEVADAYHIFSSKLDGCIKPVIIPGKG; the protein is encoded by the coding sequence ATGCAAGCAATGAATTACAGAGGGCCTAAGCGGGTTCGGATAGCCGAAAAACCGATGCCAGAAATACTTCATCCCGACGATGCCATTATACGGGTCACCAGAGCCTGTATTTGCGGTTCAGATCTCCATCTGTATCACGGCATGGTTCCAGATACTCGCGTGGGAAGCACTTTTGGACATGAGTTTATCGGTGTGGTGGAAGAAGTTGGTCCGACGGTACAAAAACTTAAAGTTGGGGATCAGGTGCTAGTACCCTTTAATATAGCCTGTGGACAATGCGCATTTTGTAAACAAGGGCTATATGGCAATTGTCACGAATCAAATTCTATGGCAACGGCTGTTGGTGGAATATTTGGCTATTCGCATACTGCAGGTGGCTTCGATGGTGGACAGGCGGAATATGTGCGCGTTCCTTATGCCGATGTTGGTCCAACCGTCATTCCCGAAGGTATGGATTTAGATGATGCCTTGCTATTAACGGATGTAGTCCCGACAGGTTATCAAGCTGCTGAGATGGGTGGTATTAAAAAAGGAGATACTGTCGTGGTGTTTGGTGCAGGACCGATCGGTATCATGGCGGCTAAATGTGCATGGCTCTTTGGAGCAGGACGTGTCATTGTGATTGATCATCTCGAGTATAGATTGGATTTTGTTCGTCAGTATGCTCAATGTGAAGCCTATAATTTCAAATCTCTGGTAGATCCAGTGCTTTTTATTAAAAAGACAACGGATTGGTTCGGTGCTGATGTATGTATCGATGCCGTTGGGTCAGATGCTTGTGGAAGCATGCTCCATACCATTACTGGTAAAAAGCTCATGTTGCAAGCAGGTGCAGCAACGGCACTACATTGGGCAGTCAATGCTGTTAAAAAAGGAGGCATTGTCTCCGTAGTAGGTGTATACGGCCCGACAGATAATCTGGTTCCCATAGGAAATGTGGTCAATAAAGGATTGACCATTCGTGCTAATCAGGCGTCAGTCAAACGGTTGTTGCCGCGATTGATTGAACATATTAAGTCGGGGGTTTTAGATCCAAAAGGCATCATTACCCACCGCATTCCTTTATCGGAGGTCGCGGATGCGTATCATATTTTTTCTTCAAAACTTGACGGTTGCATCAAACCCGTAATTATTCCAGGAAAAGGATAA